CGACACACTCGCGCATAATTTAGAGAAAATTAAATCTGGCGATCTGGATGTTATTTCAAGTCTGTTGTTTCGAAATGAAAGAAACGAATATATAAGATATGTTTCTCCACCATATACTACTAAATCTGTTAAAAGTTTTTATGTAAGAAAAGAAAGTGGGATAAAAATAGATAGTTATAGTGATTTATCCGGTTTAAGTGTCGGGGTTAGCCTTGGCGTAAAATATTTCCCGAAATTTGATCTTGATGACAGTATAATGAAGGTTTCTTACGCAACAGTTGCGGATAGTTTGCAAGCTTTGGCTGAGGGGGAAGTTGAGACTGTTATAGGTACACAGTTAGTAGGAAAATATCTTATCAATAAATTTGAGTTTAAGTCTAAACTTGAAGAGTGTTCGTTTAAATACGAACCCAAGTTAATGCCTGTTTATATAGGGATTTCTCGTAAATCTCCGCTAGCTCAAAAAGTTGATGAGATTGGTGAAGTATTGCGTTATTTACAAAAAAAAGGTGAAGTTGAACGGATTGCAAAAAATAATTTAGTTGAACTTGATTAGAATAAGTTATCACTGTTTTCATAATTTTCATTTCACCTCGGTACGCTGAAAGAATCTCTTCTTTAGAAATAAATTCCATTAAAATTTCGTCTTTAACTACAGGCATTTTTAATGCACAAAGCTTGTTAAGCGTGGAGTCTGTTCAATTGTGTCCATTATCAGTATGTAATCCTAACGATTGCACTGGCTATGCTGGTTACTAATGTTCCGCCGATGATTTATTTCATTTTCATGTCAGGACCTGATTATAATCCCAAGTCTTCCTAAGTTTGCAACTCAACACATAGCATAAGTTATGATGATTGTAGACCTTTGAGAAAAATCCCCATGATAATCATCTTTAATTATTGAAGTCTTTAATTAAATTTCGTAGTCCTTGTATCTGATGTAATATTAACTGGAATCAACTTGTTTTTAGGTTAAAAAATAGGTTATACTTCAACCCTGTTCTGTTTTAAATTTTGTAAATGAATATTTATTATTCGTTGCAAGGTTCTTGAACCTTTTCGTCTTTATAGGTAGTATTCTGAAA
This sequence is a window from Desulfovibrio sp. UCD-KL4C. Protein-coding genes within it:
- a CDS encoding ABC transporter substrate-binding protein produces the protein MSQLIKVPMKIVCFFCMIFILSTHAGRCSEDVVKVGFSYFPPWMILEKGEFKGVDCDLLKSVFAQMGLHVEFIPDTLAHNLEKIKSGDLDVISSLLFRNERNEYIRYVSPPYTTKSVKSFYVRKESGIKIDSYSDLSGLSVGVSLGVKYFPKFDLDDSIMKVSYATVADSLQALAEGEVETVIGTQLVGKYLINKFEFKSKLEECSFKYEPKLMPVYIGISRKSPLAQKVDEIGEVLRYLQKKGEVERIAKNNLVELD